The DNA sequence TTATCAAGTTACTTttttacgttgtatactaatgcTTCATTATTTGTTTTCCGTTTATATACAGGATACTATGTAGATTTTTATTAGTACAGTAATTGATATACAATAGACTTCCATATAGTTTGGATTTGTTTATGTGAAGATCTACCATAAATCTTTAGAAGAAAGAAATCTTTACTGAAGGCGGTTTATACATTTAATACGCTTTTAATGTGAACCTTTGAAGATGTTAACTCCATCATTAATCAGGGATCTAACGATGAAATACTTGAATAGGATAGTGAAAAAGGAATTcaactaaatatatatttattcttttatcTAGGTTTCTATCGTTAGAATTAGTCGTTATGAATACACATCTAGAAATAACaaataacaattttaattttgaGAAGAACATAGttcatataataattaaaacggGAAATTATGTAGCCGTTATTTTCTTTCTCTAACGTAAAACATTGATAAATGATGAATATtcatatttctaaaaattttattttggctACGTTGAAAAATACATTAAACGAATATAAAAGGAATTATGAAACGTAAAACACTTGAGAAAAATCTctcttttatattttgtaattgaTAAAAAGATTCATTGCCGTTAGTCTAAAACCATGTAAGGTCACAAAGCTTTGTAATAAATCCAGAATGCATTATGATACTTTTGATTACGTAATTGATACTTAGGAAAATCCTTTCATAAAGACGAGCCTGATATCATAGGGATTTTAAACAGTATTAATTGCAaaacaaatggaaaaaataaGTACCATCGGCGAACAATTATAAATAGATCTGTAGGATATACCAATGTAAGAAGATTCCCGAGTTCCTAGTACAGATGCTAAACGTGGCCGTTCCTCGATCAAATAAACACCAGCTTGTTTTTTATACAAATGAAAGACATTAGCGTTGCAAACAATATGTAATCTTCCGTTGTTAAAGCTATCTGGTATAATCTCGAAATCCAATCCTGCGATACACATTATTTGCTGATTGTCACTGAGCTTGTCCGTTACGTTCATTATGAAACTGGAATTCACCTGAAATAGAAAATTTCGTTTACAAAACATGAAATTAAGTGATAATACATGACTAATGAGATTTAgcaattattttatttgctaATCATTCTGAAACTAGTACAGATGAAAACAATTAGGTAGGCACGAATACTTTTCATACGTTGTCTTTTGTGTTACTAGGAGTATAATTTCTTAACGTCACTGGATAATGAAAGTTATAAAAAGATAGCATTAtacgagatatttttaattttgttttagaTTTTAAGTTTCAACGCTATTTGGttagatataatatatttaattagagGTCGTGTTTCAATTACTATTTTTGTTTACATGAACAAAGGACGATAATATTTTTAGTTTAAAATGttattagatattttatgaCGCTAATAAATTAATAGTCCGTTAAACGTCCGTTCATGAATAAAATATATGTGTTATTACCATAAAAAGGACGAAAGGAAAGGAGAATGAACAGGATAGGGACAATACTACATACAGTAAGTACTTCCTGCTTCTCAATAACACTGTAATACTTCTCTCTAGGGAACCATAAATAATTTGTGGTGTATTCAACTACAATTATAATGTTTATCAGATTGTTAGGAAATCCATAAACCGTTTCAGATTGCTAGTTTGCACCGAAATGAGACCCAGGGTTAAATGAAGTTGCTTGTAGTTAGAGGATAGCCGAACCAAGTATAATTTCCTGAACAACTTTGTACTACGCTTATAACGGTATCGTGTCGTTCCATTCGCGAATCGATCATTTTCTCAACACGTTTCTTGCTGTTGTTTTAATGTTTCGCCTTTTACTTTAATATTCCACGTGGTTATATCAGATTTAATCGATCTTCGTTAcatatataaattgaaaaaaaagaagaaagaatttatCAAACCCGACAatgtttatttattgaaatattttagagATATTGAAATCTAtgtttataaaatgaaattttttcattATCTGTAAAATTAGGAATTTGATTCTTCTATTTTAGTGACTTTCAGATTATTcaattatctatatatatatatatatatatatgtatactaataaaacataaaatattaacaGCGATATTACagtcaaaaatgaaatattaaattccaattaaaagttcaagcttcttttttgtttcacaATAATCGTTGACGTATGGTGAATTTATGAGAACAGCAAATACCTGTACAGGATCATATGATTGCAGGCCGGTATATTAAATTAAAGACATGTGCAACATGCCTATATCGATACCCGTGTGCCTATACGCAGGAGGAATACGTAAAGCGTGTACAAAATTCAAGAAGTTGcttaaaaatgatttattattcTTCTTCGACGTTCATTTGCATTTGTAGCGTTCCGAGAacattttaaaagaaaatattggaatataAGTGTATATTGTAGCACATTATTTATGGAAATTATACCCTATATAGGAATAATCAGCACGCAATTCCTTTAATTTTGGAGCTTCTATTATTAGGATAATGTAAAAATTACTTTAGAAATCATTTGTAATAATTTcacatttcaatatttttcctCTTAACAAATAGTCGTTTACTTTAACTTCCttagatttattaatttattattttattaataaacttgggtttattaatttttaataatattaatttttaaaagtaacatttaatattatttaatattattggaTATTGAATACTGAATTGAATTATAAATCTGTTTGTTGTTTCAAAGCGAAGCTTTTTTTTACTGAACAGTAGGTTTGATTGAAAGCAGATCAATAAAATTCATTGAAGAGAATGAAATATAGCAGACAAGAGCAGTAACATATTGATTCGAGTTACAACGACAACTTATCGGAAGCGCCAAACATCTCTTGAAAGTTTTTACATCTATCAACCTACCGGTACCCCATTGACAGTCCACGTCACATTTGCCGGAGGGTTTCCCGAAGGAACAGTGCAGTTTGCACGCACAGTATCTCCTACTGCATACCGCACCTTCTCGACTCTTACTTGAGGTTCGCCATTCGGGAGGTCTGAAATCCATTGAACTTTTAAATAACGGAACAAGATTTCGACTTACCAGGTgataattaatttcatattggtcgatttttaattttattttaacattaGTCGATTACTGGATTTctttatacgttttatatcaatataattattgtatttgttaattattatattttagtaTATAAAGTCATTTATATATTAACGTGTAGAActgtataataatgtataatttatgtagtacataatttataattatttcattttttgtaTAAAGATGAAAGATTTTTGTgtatttgtattaaaataatttatgataATTCTTTACTTTGAGATGGAAGGACTAATATATTATGAAGAGTAGGTTACGAAGGGGAAGAGAAGTTCAGTTTTATTAATGACTTTATACTTATAGCTCCAGTACGAGCATAGAAGAGATATGCAACAAAAGATCAAACCTTTGTGGATTTTAAAGAGTTATATTTTGTTCGTTACAacgaatttaattgaaaataaaagaaactgaATTAATTGTTATTTCATGTAATTCTCTTAAAACTTTGAATCATCGAtcgaaattttcattaaaaagtcGTATTTCGAATTATCACAACTCTTTTAATATCTCTTACTAACGTGACGATAtccattattaattatatattatccgACCATCACCCGATGCCACGTCATTCAATTTGATTTATCGTCATTCATATATTTCAAGAATATATATAAGTAGTGGCGACGCGCCATTGTTGGATGAGGTGGACGCTACTTTTTCACCTCGTGGTATCCTGTGGTAAGATATTCTGTATACATAACACGTCATGTACATCTCGAGGGATCATTATGCTGTCCACAGAAGGCAGTCAATTTCCTTGTAGCGGTAGCTGTCAAAGAATTGTCTCACTTCTGGGCTTGAATGACTTCCGCCTGGTAGCTAATCCTCTGTGTCCCGCGATCCTTTCTGTATCACTCTCAAGGACACGATCGCTGAAGATTACCATTTTGAACTTGTTTGGTAATGTTGTGAATGCGGGACGATCATCCCGTCTCGTGAGAatggagaaaaggaagaaaagcaaGAGACTGTCTGAGGGATACAAGGCAAGATTCGAAGGCTCGATCCAGTATCGAGCTTTTACGAGCGATCCGTGATCGGAAAGGAGAGGCAATCACCTCGTCTCTTCAAAGAAGAATTGCTACCGTGATTGTGGCGTCGTTAAGTCGATGTTCAACGAGAATACGAGACGGTGGGAACGAGACCCCGATATTCTATCTTTTACCTGCTTGTCTCCACTTCATTTTgttttttcattcctttttctATGTTTCGTTGCTCTACCCTTTCGAATCACGTATTAATTTGTCGCTATGGCTATGATCATTCTGCTCATCGCGTAGAGCGTAATCAACGGCCATAATGAAAAGTGCCATGATGCGAGTTGAAGACGCACAGTGTGAATCGATGAAAAAATAATGGGTCACGAAACGGTTGCCGACTTATTACTGATATTTGAGTATTCATTCAATGTATTCATTGAAAGTTAATAGTGCATATTAAAAGGTCAATCCGGAGGAACTAGGTGAGACGATATTGAATGGAAGTAAGGTTATGTTTATCAGGAGTGAGCTGTTAATTAACAGTAACTCGGTTAAGAGAGACGTGAAAGATAGATGATGGAATGAAAGAAGCCTGTTCGGTGATTTAATGAGACCCACTGTGGTCTCTCTTCTCTTGCTCGTGTGTTTTGTTTCGTTGAGTTTGACGTCGTCGTTTATTTTAATAATCCTACGGTTTGTTTAATTCCGTGTAgatagaaaattttatatttgtaaaatatttgttataaaataaaaattggtaAACAAGGAAAGGAGTATACTTCATAGATTAATTTTGTTAATTGTATGTGCGatcgaaataataataataatagattaaTTTATTTAGTTAATTCTAAGATAAAATAGCCATGAAGATGAAAACTAATAGACGAACACAAAACGTTTAATGCTCTAACTATCTTAACCCGTAGGAAACaatgatttatatatataattcgtaTCCTAAGGAGAATTTCATCTTGCAGGTTTTTTTTTTAGGAATATTAAGTCAGCGCTAATGTTATAGTGTTATACAGTTTCTTAATGTTTCAATGAACAAATTATCCCCTTTGACTGTATTGCTTATATCATGCAGCTAAATATGTAGATATCGGAAGTTGTTAATGTCTTTTCGTGGTTTTAGTGTGAATAGATCTTTGCTTACGAAGTGACTTGATTATGAGTTTTGCATACTAACGAAGAATGAAAATATCGCATATCGTAGTTTGCATGCACTTCTTCTCTTTCAGCCAAAAGAAGCGATGTATGCTAATTTCAAATTAACTTGCATATGTTACGAGCAAAACATCATATTTAGACAACTCGCGTTTCGTACTTAGACAAATTGCGTTTTAAATCAGCAAAAATCTGAGCTATTTAATTCTTCTAAACTGTAGATGTATATGTCAAATTTAATTAGCACTTAACGCAAGTAGATGCAATAactatttgttataatattagtTTCTATGTCTCGGCCGTTCTTCATATGAATCGAAAATAAAATTGCGATACTTACTAGCCACATGCATGTAAGCAAGGTCTACCAAAGTAGTGAATGATGGAGAATCGCCAGAAACCTCGCACAGATATTTTCCAGTGTAGTTTGGCTGCAGATCCCTTAAAACTACACGATGATCATCACTTTTATTTAGCTGCAAAGTACCAGTAAAAATCTATTAATCACACCTGAAACAGGATATCAATTAGCTGCAATTGAAGTTAAAGAACGAAAacaaaaatatagttaaataaacgaaaagaaagaaatatgatGAAAATCTTCAAAACAAAACGTATTTTCTATATCTTGAAAATTTAGTGATGGGATGGTAGTCGGCATCAATATCAATCGTGATAGTTAGTTTCATATTTGTTACAGATGTCGATAAAATACTCCTGTAAATATGTTTTCATCATGATGCAACAACAAATATCAGGGATTTTCCACGCATTCGATGCATTTCGATTAAACATAAATCTTGAAACGTTGTGTGCATCTATCTGTAATATAGAATAATTGTTTTATGTCGGCATAacttattcgaataaaattcgaTATTGATAGTTGTACGATAAGATAAACGCATATTTTTCTGCGAACGTCATCGTAATCGAATTTGGGACgatgtaattaaattaaaattgagAAATCGCTCCAATATGAAGCCGGCCGGTTCATGCTACTGTGACTCGATACAGTTCGAGTAAATTCAGCGGCGATGATTACAGGAAGGTCTGAACTGCGAACGGAGCGCGTACCATTTATTGCAAATCGATCGCATTTACTCGTTCCCTTTGACATCCTCGCACATTCGCCCGTTTCTGACAAACAATACCTCACAACATCGATTAATTACATGTTGCCAGTGGCAGCATATAAATCACACAATCAATTTTCGTCGAGTGGTGTGAACACTCTCATGATCTAAGTTGCCAATCGACCGTACATATTCATCCAGCGAACACAATAACTTAACATATTTCTTCATACTTGAACGATAATCTGGATACGCGATAAGGTCGAGCtatggaattttttaattttgcaaAAATGCAAAGAGTATCGATATTCAATTTCTTGTAGTGTCTCGATACTTCGTGGCATTTTAATAGATAATTAAACACGCGGATAAacttttaaaaaatgtaattttagtTTATTGTAGTATTGCTTTAGTTTATTAGTAGTTTATTGCTTTTTGGTGATAATTTTTATTGTGTTTTTTTTTATACCTTCATGTTATGTAATATTTTAACGTGGTATATCGTTAGATAGATCTTTATGTATGAATAcgtgtaatatgcaaaaatacataaaatatgtataagaaATATGCACACGCATTATAATACTTAATAGGTAAAACTATTCTATATCTATAGTATattctatatctatatatagtAGGTttctattctatatatttatatttctatatatagtaTAGTTTCTattctatatctatatatagtaggtaaaaatattcgtaattatatattacattttaatatacaggaaacgtaatacaatacataatACATTAACTTAGAATTATATTTCTTCGTGACTGAGATATAGTCAGGTGGATCGATTACCAGCTCTAAGTAGAGGACAATTTCTTCCTTCTGtttgaattaataataataataaacgatataaatgataatatttaaaattaaggCACTTGAATGTAAAATCTTGACCCTGGCTTAATCACAGAACCTTGAGTCTCAAAAGAGCAATTTTTAATATTCCTACAAATGTAGGAACTTTGCTGTTTTCTAACATCTTAATATCACTAATGTGACTTTGATGTACTATTTCAATTCTTGCAGACGTGTGAAAAAACCAGAGAAGTAATCTCGTGGAAATAGCACGCCAGATTTCGCTCGGAGGTTAAGTATGGCTAGCTCGTTCGTAAGAACCTTATAGCGTTCCGATTTCTCAGTATACGCACGAATCGGGTGTATAATTTTCGTATTCTGAAAATATAACATCGCGGTGTATTGTTCATGCATTCGAAGAATTATGtggagaagaagaaaaacggaTTGCACGGAGAGAATTACGGATGAAACGTTTCGCTGGGAAATAAGTAGGGATCGATCGACTATATTCGATCGGAATGCAGTCACGCATCGGTTCGGTTAGTTCATTGTACATACCATTTCACACCATATCTCTCTCTGACTTCCATCGATTCGACAATTCGCTGCTGGCCACTACGCATAAATTCATCCTGGCTGACTGACAATTTTAATAATGTTACCGTTTGTGAAATACGAAGTGCCAGTGTCTGTTAACCCCATGTACACCCTATTCCCTTCGTTCTATTTGCTACTGTGTGTGCAATTGTACCTACAGTTGTACCTATGATTCCCTTAGGGAATACATTGCGACAAAAATGATGCAAACTATGTAATGGCCAATGAATTTACATGATGATTACGTGTTGAGTCGGTGTGAGTAGCTTGTGGAGAAAGCATTTCGAATGAAAGAATAATTTTctagctgagaaattgattttaGTTGCGATACAAACAGGAGAGAAATAAATGATCGAACGGAATTATGTCTTCATCAGTCTTTCGTCTTTACTCGCATTTAAGTATGCAGCTACAGTATGTAATTTCAAGTTGGCTTGCGTTGAAGATGAATCTTGTGATGAACAATGTTGCTGATTTAGTTATCGTGTATAGATATCCTATTTATGTGTAAgatgtatatattttttgcatgttattataaataataatctttattctattcttattaattttatctttgATTCATATATTTAGATTTACGCTTTTTACAGGCTGTCAATCGGAAGGAAACGATAGGTATTACTATAATGATATTACGTGACGTTGAGCTGTTACGAATGAATGCTATTACCTTGTTACTCTATGTTTTATTGCGTGGTTATTATTGACTGATCGATGTGTTATATTAGGATCCGGTGTTTACTTGAAAGTAAAAGTTATAGACGATGTACTTGGGAACGCTGGATACAGTAGAAATTTTTTTAGGAAAAAGACGGAAGTGTCTGGAAGAAAATGTTGCCTGCTAAACAGGTTCCAGCGTTTAGTTTTCTATAAGATGTTCTGAAGATCTTAGGTACGCTAACATGCCATAAACGagttttagaaattttattttccttgtaactttaatatgaaaataataatataatttgttaattaaattttatacatatacatcaGTAAGAAGTTCTCAAGTTATAAATACTAAGTATAATGCTAAAGAAAttcgattttaattttatttttgcaaGATTTTTCAAAAATACGATTTTTACCTAAAGCCGACTGTAGAAGCTTACTATGCTGAGTTTTTAACCGGACTAGACCATAAAAGTCGGCATTACTAActtattttctctcttacaGATCAAAGGTGGCTAGAATCTTTTGGCGCATCGTGTAAGATTATAGCGCTATTCAGTGGTAGACTTAGAACGAggctaaaaagaaaaatattcattGCGATCACGATATCCATTGaccgagaaaaagaaaattgcaAGGGTGAGGCTAACGTTACATCTAGCCtactaataaatttttattacttttattagTGCTTTTAAACACTTTTTTCCCTCACTTTAAGTACATATTATCAcatatgttatatactatggaTAAGAAACttgtataaatatagcgaacagagTTCACGATATATAAGTATACACGTTATAAACATTAGTTTGAGAAGATTATTACGGTTGTCGAATGAAATTATTTCATCTGCAACGTACCATTTTGCACAATACAATTTTAACACTTTATACAacatttgaatatattttacgAGATTTGTAAATTATTCATTATTGCAATATTCATGATTTGTCTATCAGTCACATTTCGATAAAGAAAGAATATACCTACATAAATTGAACcacttaattattattaaatcataATTATTAAAGTTTATAAAACATTATCAATTTGAGAATTGAGATTATGCTGAAGTTTATAGATCAAGTTATATATATTGCTTTTTTTAAAGGAAGATCCAGGTAAATATTAAAACACAATATTACGTAACATTACATCACAGCTTATTCGTTTTATCTATTAGAAAGTAattgataattaataattctcGTATAAGATTATTTGTAGATCTAAATCTATCAAAAgaatataagaatataaaacacatttatttataataatcttTCCTTTCACAAATATTTAATTCGACGAATACAAGTTAGGTTAAATCCAGTATTACACCAGTTTCCACCTAAAAACAGGGTGGGCATACATCAGCTCCAGAATTAATCTTGTCGAAAACAAAGTTTCCCGGCGAACATGTATCCGTATAAAAAAGAGGTCgtatcgaaatttttgttgctCCATATATTACTCCCCGTGAAGTGGTAGGTGTGTGTTACGATTTATCGATTCAAGGGGTTGTCCGTACTTTCCGCCGGTAAAATCTAATTGGAAAAGCATTGCGTGCATGAAAACGCTCCAGTGGTTAGTCGGTCGATCGTCCACGTTGGTTCGTGTACATGGAATTCGTGACGTAGCGTAAAGCCCTTAACAGATTTTTAACTTGCATTGAAGCGTTGATTTTGTGGCGTCCACTCGTTTCTTTTCTCTGATACGCGTTCCGCACTGCACGCAAACACCGTGTACTTTGTTTCGTATTGTACCACTCCTATATAGTTCCTAAATAGTTCTTAAATAGTTTTATGGGATCAAAGAAAGTTGTACTTTTTATGGAAGAAAGGTACTTTCGATACGGATTTCGTGACTTACTCAGATGACAGGATTGAAGATAATTTTTCAGTGATTTGTAAAGGTAGCTCATTGTATAATTTTgaagaaaaatgtttattttatcATTCAGAAACTATGTTAACTCTTGCAGACTATCATAGGGCGAAAGTTCATTGTAACGTATGAAGATTAGAGGGAGAGAACATAATGTGTTacgttttctatttattttacagAGAAAGTAATTTTGCGATCCGTTATGTTGTCCATTCATCTCATATCACCAAAATTGGGTTCCTTATTctcttaaaaattaaaagatacgaatagatatttaaattttacgtaataaataaatcaaattaaaGTAGTACAATAATTTTAATTGTAGAATTGTTTTGTTGCTTCGACATATTTAAGAAGGGTCGATAAGAGAATTCAGAGGATTGTTTCAAGattctttaaattaattaaactgTCTAAAAGAACATGGTTTACACCCGGAAGCTTCGAACAATTCCAACTAATCAGGATTTCTTCCAGATCAGCCAGTCGTAGCAACGGTACATTCTGCTTGGTCACCAGTATTTGTGCACGCTTTTAGCAAATTAGAATGTGACTGACGAAATTTTAACGTTCTATCGATTGTCTGTGTACTAGAATGGAATATATGTTTTTGCATTTTCTTAAAAATACCGATCCCTTAttgatttcctttttttctttgctttgaATTTTCAATgcttaatatataataatgattGATAATGATATTTTTTATGTTCTATCTTTATTTCTTAAAGTATTTGGAAGATAATAAactaattcaaatatttatctACTAATTTAGATAGATGGTAATAcaagaaagatatatatatatatatatttcgtatcTTCTCTGTTTCCTGTTCAAATGTTTAATTCCTGACAATTTCATCCATTAGAAAGCTCGCAGCAGTATAGAAAGTACAGAGCAATATATCTGTTTCGAAAGCATCTCTAATCAATGTTTCGAGTATTACCTTCACATAAATCGTTGCCACCCTCACTATTCACGGTACAGCACCGTAGACATAAAAAAATTAGTCAGTCAGATTTAGCAGTTAAAAAATAGTTCTTGAAAATCAAAAGCTAACGTTAAAacaagaattattattatttatattagttTCACAGAATTCAAAATGATACTCAAATTATGTTTTACGTAATATATAGCAAATGTATTTTCCAGTCATTCAATGGCACCAAAATATTGAAGATATTTGTTCTGAAAAATTTtgatatgaaatttataaattattctttAATTATGTATGATATTTTAAAGACAGTTAAACATTGATAACGAAGATACTGCTGTGAAGAACATTTTGAATTAAAAACTATGGGTAACAAAATGTTAATTTGCCTGAAATAATTGGGAAGTTCATTAACAAAGCTAGGAAATGAAAATTTCGTTGATGTTCATGCCATGAAAAATACAGCGAATACAGAGTGTACATTTAATTACTTAAAAGATATGGTATATGTGCTCGTATATAGGTATGTAGTTTGTCAGGTACAACTATATAATAAAGTAGGACATGAATGGTACTAACAAACTTTCACGCTTAGCGAAACTTGGGGAAATATAATCCGAGAGACTCACTTCCGTTCCCTCGGTTCTCGACGATTGCACGTCAGGTGCGAATGTAAAACGTGATTCGCACAGGGTCGCCTTCCAACTTTTAATAAGTAAGAAATTCTGGGAGTGTTCCTAGCTCGAAATAACTCGACGACAATTCTCTGAGTAGCGTCCAGCAAATTACTGTTGCGAAATCTCAAAAACCGCCTTATTTAACCAACTTTAATTAGTGAAACAACCGATTATAAGCCATcgtttagatatttttcaaatCTTAACGTAAAAACAGTGAAATATTATAAACTTATTAAAACAGCAACAGAATAATTCActtaaataatgtaaataaaataatcgaAGGGAAAATATCATCTTTGATATTGtgcaattttataaaaatatgatactGAATATTATATGGATAGATCGTAAGACATAAATACTTACAATAACCTTATTACCCAATTCTCCAAAAGTACTTGTCGGTGGCAACTCTTTAGGAACGTATCGAAAAAATTCAGAACCTTTGTAGTACCATTTCATTACGTATAAAGTATCTGATTCTAAATCGTATTCGCAACTCATATTGACGGTCGTGCCAGCTGCTACAGCCAATGGAATATCGATAGATATATTCTTAAGTCCGCGTACacctgaaaataaaataaaacgatatGATTGTTCCACTAacatctatatacatatagtaaTATATGGTACAGTACGAAATTTGTTTCTGTATATTTTGATGCAAGAATTATATGATGCAGAAATTTCTTATGAAGATGATTTGCATGTAAAATGTTAcgttttatgaaattttctataaaataatgTTTTAATCAGATTTAGAAGttttgtttaatttaattcagatTGACACAATTGTGTTTGTCTATTATTagtcgttttaatatatttgaatTCTCTTTCTATCTAGTTGCCATCTTTTTTCTACATCTTTCTATCTCTTCGCCCTATTTACTCTTTAGGATACATTCTCAAATTTTTTGTGAATTAAAAAGATCTAAattttagtattaaattaaCCACGTCGTAAATGttattatttagtaaaaaatcGAATATTTACTTTTTTAAACAAGTTTGTCAGATAAAGGAGCTCTCCTATAGAAATTGTAAACCTTCCTTTAAGGTATACAAAGTTAAGCGACAAGCATTTATCCTATAATAACTTAAACAGACAAGTA is a window from the Bombus affinis isolate iyBomAffi1 chromosome 9, iyBomAffi1.2, whole genome shotgun sequence genome containing:
- the LOC126920758 gene encoding uncharacterized protein LOC126920758, with the translated sequence MRSATRYREARPSLFASLFVVLAVFVIGVRGLKNISIDIPLAVAAGTTVNMSCEYDLESDTLYVMKWYYKGSEFFRYVPKELPPTSTFGELGNKVILNKSDDHRVVLRDLQPNYTGKYLCEVSGDSPSFTTLVDLAYMHVANLPNGEPQVRVEKVRYAVGDTVRANCTVPSGNPPANVTWTVNGVPVNSSFIMNVTDKLSDNQQIMCIAGLDFEIIPDSFNNGRLHIVCNANVFHLYKKQAGVYLIEERPRLASVLGTRESSYIGGAATQFKEWFLDAAVTLLLCSFR